In Pelomonas sp. SE-A7, one genomic interval encodes:
- a CDS encoding long-chain-fatty-acid--CoA ligase, whose product MQYAASKPWLKSYPPGVPAEIAAETYRSLVELLEEAFRKYASRDAAACMDQRLTFGDIDRLSQALGAYLQGCGLARGARVAIMMPNVLQYTIAIAAILRAGYAVVNVNPLYTPRELEHQLKDSGAEAIIVLENFAATLEEVIAATQVRHVILASLGDLLGWWRGPMINFAVRHVKKMVPEFRLPTGEGRTVLRFNKALEEGERGTLRKVEVGPDDVAFLQYTGGTTGLSKGATLLHRNVVANILQAEAWFEPMTSKLGGKALTTVCALPLYHIFALTACYMLGARLGMMNLLIPNPRDIPGFIATLRNYRVNLFPAVNTLFNALANDPAFARLDFSELVISNGGGMAVQQATAEKWLKITGCPVVEGYGLSETAPVATINRMDITTFNGSIGLPMPSTDIAIRDDDGKDVALGERGEICIRGPQVMAGYWQRPNETANVMTADGFFKSGDIGVMDEQGFVRIVDRKKDMILVSGFNVYPTEIEQVVSMHPGVLECAAVGIPDARSGEAVKLFVIKKDPTLAEEDLASFCAEQLTAYKRPKYIEFRDDLPKTNVGKILRRELRSNTA is encoded by the coding sequence GTGCAGTACGCAGCGAGCAAGCCCTGGCTGAAGAGCTATCCACCCGGGGTTCCGGCCGAAATCGCCGCCGAAACCTATCGCTCGCTGGTCGAGCTGCTGGAAGAAGCCTTCCGCAAATACGCCTCGCGGGACGCGGCGGCCTGCATGGACCAGCGGCTCACATTCGGCGACATCGACCGCTTGTCCCAGGCTCTCGGCGCCTATCTGCAGGGTTGTGGCCTGGCACGGGGTGCTCGCGTGGCCATCATGATGCCCAATGTGCTGCAGTACACGATCGCCATTGCGGCCATCCTTCGTGCCGGCTATGCAGTGGTCAACGTCAACCCGCTATACACGCCGCGGGAGCTGGAGCACCAGCTGAAGGACTCGGGCGCCGAGGCCATCATCGTGCTGGAGAACTTCGCCGCCACGCTGGAAGAAGTGATTGCGGCGACCCAGGTTCGCCACGTGATCCTCGCTTCGCTAGGGGACCTACTCGGCTGGTGGCGCGGCCCGATGATCAACTTCGCCGTCCGCCACGTGAAGAAGATGGTGCCGGAGTTCCGCCTCCCCACCGGCGAAGGCCGCACGGTGCTGCGATTCAACAAGGCACTGGAGGAAGGCGAGCGCGGCACGCTGCGCAAGGTGGAAGTCGGGCCCGATGACGTGGCCTTCCTGCAGTACACAGGCGGCACGACCGGCCTGTCCAAGGGAGCGACGCTGCTGCATCGCAATGTCGTGGCCAACATCCTGCAAGCCGAAGCCTGGTTTGAGCCCATGACCAGCAAGCTGGGCGGCAAAGCCCTCACCACGGTCTGTGCGCTGCCGCTGTATCACATCTTCGCGCTGACGGCCTGCTACATGCTGGGCGCGCGGCTCGGCATGATGAACCTGCTGATTCCCAATCCGCGCGACATCCCCGGCTTCATCGCCACGCTGCGCAACTATCGGGTCAATCTGTTCCCGGCGGTCAACACGCTGTTCAATGCGCTGGCCAACGATCCGGCCTTTGCGCGACTCGACTTCAGCGAGCTGGTGATCTCCAACGGCGGCGGCATGGCCGTGCAGCAGGCCACGGCCGAGAAGTGGCTCAAGATCACTGGCTGTCCTGTGGTCGAAGGTTACGGGCTGTCCGAGACCGCGCCCGTGGCGACCATCAATCGCATGGACATCACGACCTTCAACGGCAGCATCGGCCTGCCCATGCCTTCTACCGACATCGCCATCCGCGATGACGATGGCAAGGACGTGGCGCTGGGCGAGCGGGGAGAAATCTGCATTCGCGGCCCCCAGGTGATGGCCGGCTATTGGCAGCGCCCCAACGAGACGGCCAACGTCATGACCGCCGACGGCTTCTTCAAGAGCGGCGACATCGGCGTGATGGATGAGCAGGGCTTCGTGCGCATTGTCGACCGCAAGAAGGACATGATCCTGGTGTCCGGCTTCAATGTGTATCCGACCGAGATCGAGCAGGTCGTCAGCATGCATCCCGGCGTGCTTGAGTGCGCAGCCGTCGGCATCCCGGACGCGCGCTCGGGCGAGGCGGTCAAGCTCTTCGTGATCAAGAAGGATCCGACCCTGGCCGAAGAG